One genomic segment of Drosophila melanogaster chromosome 3L includes these proteins:
- the rhea gene encoding rhea, isoform G — protein sequence MSTLSLRIQLEGGRVTKTIQFQPNTTVFDACKVIRDKFAEAVQGQPSEYGLFISDEQNQQGVWLEPGRTLGYYILHNQDTLEYRRKTRTLRVRMLDGAVKTILVDDSQPVSQLMVVICTKIGITNHEEYGLVREDNEAQNENLPDNKFGTLTLKRKIMEKDRDAKMESLRKKLKTDDEMNWVDVSRTLREQGIDEAETVLLRRRFFFSDQNIDSRDPVQLNLLYVQARDAILDGTHPVTQDKACEFAGIQVHIQFGPHNEAKHKTGFLDLKDFLPQSYVRTKGIEKKIFSEHRKHVDLSEIDAKVLYTKTARELPTYGVTFFLVKEKMNGKNKLVPRLLGVTKDSVLRLDEHTKEILISWPLTTVRRWGASPNTFTLDFGDYANQYYSVQTTEAEQIVQLIAGYIDIILKKKQTKDHFGIEGDEGSTMVEESVAPSKATFLQHETNRMEQLNVESLAHPGIMRPYDASGHPMFYKTKEVRISSVNLTEPQRALLGYISAGQDVLIRADEELRTKAPIQELGSDLRSIEWRENTLDTSKQAVSSHVATMSAATAQIITASHPDEVDTEAISASVSQIAQTIPEVTKEVRLIAALMENDTSGDQLLEAARNLCSAFSDLLKAAEPESKEPPQHLINAASRVGEATTHVLSTIAEEEVPENRDLHDMLLALAKAVANTTAALVLRAKNIAASCDDEQARNRVIGAASQCALATSQLVACAKVVAPTLHNAACREQLEAAAKNVARAVNSLCEVCNEASNDPKLKADLLAAARDVSKSLTDMLEHVKLSSREHANRTSTELSPVENVIIGTDILVSTHDPQEMVRHARTLGQTTAQLIQSIKGEADQQQDADMKRHLLSAAKQLADATAKLVEAARLCSSNPHDSDNQNALRKAAEELREITTTAANTPAMKRGLIQRLEFCSKQAASAATQCISAAQNAVQHSQDHQTKETLLQDCKRVADTIPRLVTSLKTTRAQPDDPNAQLNLIEAAEQFIEPALQVSKSSRALQPTVTDIPSATQLSKGALHLGQCVSELHSVAQRARDACGGQELESALEEVRKLHDVLDDTRQAAIAGQLRPLPGQTVENTADELRKSAKNVGIALSQLLSSVLHNQRSYAGAAGRDTALALGDFTRSVHGVAATTQNPAIIDCADDVVTSSARLIEQAQRTLQGASNPEALTQAGREVTGALSATVDCIPGQREVDVALRNVSELSEILSMSEFPPSSRPYATLQSELKQVAEQLSSAGGEIVVSYSSPALLAESSQNFAANYRDLLSVSMEMAGQTQEEEVRSHMIESLRHVSTQSCSLLSTAKSIAADPGQPNAKNLLHAAARGVTESINQLVDASIQSAPGQKECDNAMRNIEALRLMLDYPHEPINELGYFDCVEQATGKSRNLGYAISEMINNAKQSQHVEFSQSVNNVNDSIQGLIESSSQAAYLIGVSHPSSVAGRPGIIDQAQLTWAYQGIRQHCDIVSSQQSTKPQMISALTVIAKHTSYLCSICRQASMNTSNPVAKNEFIVLAKQVATATSDLVQDIKAIEEQSAGGSRERLVDPLLEAVKAVRQYASSSEFSSVPAKISAEGRKAQEPVIQAGRGVIDGVVEMVKAAKSLALTPDNPPVWQQLSMHSTPVSESVKRLVDNIRDKAPGQAQCEQVLHTLGTCTRELDSCALAVNAQGLSQRRDNNLHGFSGQTMNSASELIDKLEPIRMAGKNNAEQLGHAVGEISRYVVPMVNGAIGACTHIVHSQQQMSLIQQTRSVVESAITLVQSAKESAGNPRATHAHPRLDDAIDGTREAIQELQQTVEKINAETGIVTGLMEQVNRSITRLTDKRQSLLNASYSDTFVDYQTRMVARAKEIASLANEMNAKSSVEPSALPQLAVDMTQNYQQLTQDSVGASTTTSSPDVAMRIRTTVIDLGRSVSSMIQSSAGGARPNDAGAQKEIARSAREVSEKVAQVLAALQAGSRGTQACINAAHTVSGIIGDLDTTIMFATAGTLHSDGDGSFADHREHILQTAKALVEDTKVLVTGAAGTQDQLANAAQNAVSTITQLAEAVKRGACSLGSTQPDSQVMVINAVKDVASALGDLINCTKLASGKSINDPSMQDLKESARVMVLNVSSLLKTVKAVEDEHTRGTRAMEATVEAISQEIRAMHSPPPVGNTQVGPEDLIRVTMNVTAATAKAVAAGTSNLQADIVSAANLGRRAISEMLIVCRSVAWNCAETEELRSRTLEAGTAVGESYRDLLSGILHNCSADDRMHLSRRVAKCVTDLVAMARLLKGSDWIDPEDPTVIAENELLGAAASIDAAAKKLASLRPRRQADVKIELDENMKFDEMILEAAKGIMGASAALVRAANAAQRELIDTGKVARRPLTSSDDGQWSEGLISAARLVAAATHSLVEAAQNLVRGVGTEEMLISTAKQVAASTAQLLIACKVKSNPNSEAGRRLQAAGNAVIKSTDNLVHSAQQGLEAEEEHSLKINTSMVDGMAQEINARSAVLRKEKELEEARQLLKNVRHAQRYAKNAQGFTTDESDTEYAYRSQNNTLGRSGYYGSSEMPSSPSYLSGGQQQKHHYNHASPQPQHFHHPGAVSPPPSNYPPMDDPNGDFPPPPPPLSTTISNMQTATSGHSFRPNPKLTANAVPRPYPGSPGGSNGLISAPTTTGTPTNTNYQQSYESSSIKTLNSSPPAVPKKPTVNRNLAACVQDLHDKTFGQGGVVQLTGGNGYPGQNYEGYTSRYETRNFDKSANNTTSSSSELGAVKPLESSFSQMTLNTDGGKISIVDQGSERLTSMTQRVMERKSFTTTTESRSETKTEKHSFRLD from the exons ATGTCCACACTATCGCTGCGCATTCAACTGGAGGGTGGTCGGGTGACCAAGACCATACAGTTCCAGCCCAACACCACAGTCTTCGATGCCTGCAAGGTCATTCGCGATAAGTTCGCCGAGGCAGTGCAAGGACAAC CCAGCGAATATGGACTGTTTATCTCTGATGAGCAGAACCAGCAGGGGGTTTGGTTGGAACCGGGACGCACCCTGGGCTACTACATACTGCACAACCAGGATACGCTGGAGTATCGCCGCAAGACACGAACCCTACGTGTTCGTATGTTGGATGGCGCTGTAAAGACCATTCTGGTGGATGACTCCCAGCCGGTGTCGCAGCTTATGGTGGTCATCTGCACAAAGATCGGCATCACCAATCATGAGGAATATGGATTGGTGCGCGAGGACAATGAGGCGCAGAATGAGAATCTGCCGGACAACAAGTTTGGAACGCTTACCCTTAAGCGTAAGATTATGGAGAAGGATCGCGATGCCAAAATGGAGAGTTTGCGCAAGAAACTAAAGACGGACGATGAAA TGAACTGGGTGGATGTGAGTCGCACATTGCGGGAGCAGGGAATAGATGAGGCAGAAACTGTTTTGCTCCGTCGGCGATTTTTCTTCTCGGATCAGAATATCGATTCGCGGGACCCCGTGCAATTGAATTTGCTATATGTCCAAGCCAGGGATGCCATTCTGGATGGAACCCATCCTGTCACCCAAGACAAAG CTTGCGAGTTTGCTGGCATCCAAGTGCATATTCAATTTGGACCGCATAATGAGGCCAAGCACAAGACCGGATTTCTAGA TTTGAAGGACTTCCTGCCTCAGTCTTATGTGCGCACCAAGGGAATCGAGAAGAAAATCTTTTCTGAGCACCGAAAGCATGTGGATCTATCCGAAATCGACGCCAAAGTCCTGTACACCAAGACCGCCCGGGAATTGCCCACCTACGGCGTTACCTTCTTTCTGGTCAAGGAGAAGATGAATGGCAAAAACAAGCTTGTTCCCCGTCTACTCGGAGTGACCAAAGATTCGGTGCTGCGCCTAGACGAGCACACCAAAGAGATCTTGATCTCGTGGCCCTTGACAACAGTACGCCGTTGGGGCGCCTCGCCAAACACCTTCACTCTGGACTTTGGCGACTACGCCAATCAATACTACTCGGTGCAGACGACGGAGGCCGAGCAGATTGTCCAGCTTATTGCTGGCTACATCGATATTATTCTTAAGAAGAAGCAAACCAAGGATCATTTCGGAATCGAAGGCGATGAGGGATCCACAATGGTGGAAGAGTCAGTGGCACCATCCAA AGCCACCTTCTTGCAACACGAAACGAATCGCATGGAGCAACTAAATGTGGAGAGCTTGGCTCATCCAGGCATTATGCGTCCTTATGACG CCAGTGGTCATCCAATGTTTTACAAA ACTAAGGAAGTTCGCATTAGTTCTGTAAATCTGACGGAGCCACAGCGAGCTCTGCTGGGTTACATATCCGCTGGCCAGGATGTCTTAATTCGCGCTGACGAAGAGCTGCGCACCAAG GCACCCATCCAAGAGCTGGGCAGTGATTTGCGCTCTATTGAATGGCGTGAGAACACCCTAGACACTTCCAAACAGGCGGTTAGCAGTCATGTGGCCACCATGAGCGCTGCCACTGCCCAAATTATAACCGCCTCTCATCCGGATGAAGTGGATACAGAGGCCATTTCGGCATCGGTCTCCCAGATCGCACAAACAATTCCGGAGGTGACCAAGGAAGTGCGCCTTATTGCAGCCTTAATGGAGAACGACACAAGTGGTGACCAACTGCTGGAGGCCGCCCGCAATTTGTGCAGTGCCTTCAGTGATCTCCTCAAGGCAGCCGAGCCAGAAAGCAAGGAGCCGCCACAGCATCTGATCAACGCAGCCAGTCGTGTGGGTGAAGCTACAACTCATGTACTCAGCACAATTGCCGAAGAAGAGGTGCCCGAGAACCGTGACCTTCACGACATGCTTCTGGCCTTGGCCAAGGCGGTGGCCAACACCACTGCTGCCCTTGTGCTGCGTGCTAAGAACATTGCCGCAAGCTGTGACGATGAACAGGCCAGGAACCGTGTTATTGGAGCTGCCAGTCAGTGTGCCCTGGCTACCAGTCAATTGGTGGCTTGTGCCAAAGTTGTGGCACCAACGCTCCACAATGCTGCCTGTCGTGAGCAACTAGAAGCGGCTGCCAAAAATGTGGCCAGAGCCGTCAACTCTTTGTGCGAAGTCTGCAATGAAGCCAGCAATGATCCTAAGCTGAAGGCCGATCTCCTGGCAGCTGCTCGTGATGTGTCCAAGAGCCTCACTGATATGTTGGAGCACGTAAAGCTGAGCTCCAGGGAGCATGCCAATCGCACCAGCACCGAATTGAGTCCTGTGGAGAACGTGATAATCGGCACTGATATTCTGGTATCTACTCACGATCCCCAGGAGATGGTGCGCCATGCACGTACCCTTGGACAAACCACTGCTCAACTTATCCAGAGCATCAAGGGGGAGGCGGATCAGCAACAGGATGCAGACATGAAGCGTCATCTGTTATCCGCCGCCAAGCAGCTGGCGGATGCCACTGCTAAGTTGGTAGAGGCCGCTCGTCTCTGCTCATCCAACCCTCATGATTCGGATAACCAAAACGCTTTGCGTAAGGCAGCGGAGGAACTTCGGGAGATCACCACTACTGCGGCTAACACGCCTGCAATGAAACGTGGACTTATCCAGCGACTGGAATTCTGTTCGAAGCAAGCAGCCTCAGCAGCTACCCAGTGCATCTCGGCGGCCCAGAACGCGGTCCAGCATAGCCAAGACCATCAGACTAAGGAAACCCTTCTGCAGGATTGCAAGCGAGTGGCGGACACTATACCACGACTAGTCACATCCTTGAAAACAACCCGTGCGCAACCCGATGATCCCAATGCACAGCTAAATCTCATCGAGGCTGCTGAGCAGTTCATTGAACCTGCTCTGCAGGTGTCGAAATCGTCGAGGGCTCTACAGCCCACTGTCACTGATATTCCATCTGCTACCCAACTATCTAAGGGTGCCTTGCACTTGGGACAATGTGTCTCGGAGCTACATTCGGTAGCACAGCGTGCTCGTGATGCCTGTGGTGGTCAGGAACTGGAGTCAGCCCTAGAGGAGGTGCGCAAACTGCACGACGTGTTGGATGATACACGCCAGGCTGCTATCGCCGGGCAGTTGCGTCCATTGCCGGGACAAACCGTGGAGAATACAGCCGATGAGCTAAGAAAATCGGCAAAGAACGTGGGAATCGCCTTGAGCCAACTGCTCTCCTCTGTGCTGCACAACCAGCGCAGTTACGCTGGAGCTGCTGGACGGGACACTGCCCTGGCATTGGGTGATTTCACCAGAAGCGTACACGGAGTGGCGGCCACAACACAGAATCCAGCTATCATAGACTGTGCTGATGATGTGGTAACCAGCTCGGCACGGCTCATTGAGCAAGCTCAACGCACGTTGCAGGGAGCATCTAACCCGGAAGCGTTGACCCAAGCTGGACGAGAGGTCACCGGAGCCCTATCCGCCACTGTTGACTGCATTCCCGGACAGCGAGAAGTGGATGTGGCTTTGCGGAATGTCAGCGAATTAAGTGAAATCCTATCAATGAGTGAATTCCCACCTTCAAGCCGTCCATATGCCACTCTGCAATCGGAACTTAAACAAGTGGCAGAGCAGTTGAGCAGCGCCGGTGGTGAGATTGTGGTGTCGTATTCTTCACCAGCTTTGCTAGCCGAGAGTAGCCAAAACTTTGCTGCCAACTATCGGGATCTATTGTCCGTCAGCATGGAAATGGCCGGTCAAACGCAGGAAGAGGAGGTGCGCTCACATATGATCGAGTCCCTGCGACATGTCTCCACTCAATCATGCTCTCTCCTCTCGACGGCCAAGTCGATTGCCGCCGATCCAGGTCAACCTAATGCGAAGAACCTGCTGCATGCCGCTGCCCGAGGTGTGACCGAAAGTATCAATCAGTTGGTTGATGCCAGCATCCAATCCGCTCCCGGACAAAAGGAGTGCGACAACGCTATGCGCAACATTGAAGCCTTGCGTCTCATGTTGGATTATCCCCATGAACCTATCAACGAGTTGGGATACTTCGATTGCGTAGAACAAGCCACTGGAAAGTCAAGAAACCTTGGCTACGCTATCTCCGAGATGATCAACAATGCCAAGCAGTCGCAGCATGTGGAGTTTAGTCAATCGGTGAATAACGTTAACGACTCCATTCAGGGATTGATCGAGAGCTCATCGCAGGCTGCCTATTTGATTGGAGTTTCGCATCCTTCAAGTGTCGCAGGAAGACCAGGAATCATCGACCAAGCCCAGCTTACTTGGGCCTACCAGGGAATCCGTCAGCACTGTGACATTGTGAGCAGCCAGCAATCTACTAAGCCGCAAATGATTTCTGCCCTCACGGTGATTGCAAAGCACACCAGTTATCTGTGCTCCATTTGCCGTCAGGCCTCGATGAACACATCAAACCCTGTGGCCAAGAACGAGTTTATTGTGCTTGCTAAGCAAGTGGCCACGGCTACTTCGGACTTGGTGCAGGATATCAAGGCTATTGAGGAGCAGTCGGCTGGAGGAAGTCGAGAGCGTCTGGTGGATCCTTTATTGGAAGCTGTCAAGGCTGTGCGTCAGTATGCTTCGAGTTCAGAGTTCAGTTCAGTGCCGGCCAAGATATCTGCGGAAGGCAGGAAAGCCCAGGAGCCAGTCATCCAAGCGGGTCGCGGTGTAATCGATGGTGTTGTGGAGATGGTCAAGGCCGCCAAGTCATTGGCCCTAACGCCCGATAATCCACCAGTGTGGCAACAGCTCTCTATGCACTCCACCCCGGTGTCGGAGTCGGTAAAGCGATTGGTGGACAACATTCGCGACAAGGCTCCTGGACAGGCACAGTGCGAACAGGTGCTCCACACTTTGGGCACATGCACCCGCGAATTGGACAGTTGTGCCCTTGCCGTTAATGCACAGGGTCTCAGTCAGCGACGGGATAACAACTTGCATGGATTCAGTGGCCAGACGATGAACTCTGCTTCCGAGCTTATTGACAAACTGGAACCTATACGTATGGCTGGCAAGAACAATGCCGAACAACTTGGTCACGCAGTGGGCGAAATCTCGCGTTATGTGGTGCCAATGGTTAATGGAGCAATTGGAGCTTGCACCCACATTGTTCACAGCCAACAGCAAATGTCGCTAATTCAGCAGACCCGTTCGGTGGTGGAAAGTGCCATTACTCTGGTCCAATCGGCCAAGGAATCGGCTGGCAATCCTCGTGCCACTCATGCCCATCCCCGACTGGATGATGCAATCGATGGCACAAGGGAGGCCATTCAGGAGCTGCAGCAAACCGTGGAGAAGATCAATGCAGAAACGGGCATCGTGACTGGATTGATGGAGCAGGTGAACCGTTCCATCACCCGTTTAACCGATAAGCGGCAGTCCCTGCTGAACGCCTCATACTCGGACACCTTTGTTGATTATCAGACGCGAATGGTGGCGCGAGCAAAGGAAATCGCCAGTCTGGCCAACGAGATGAACGCTAAGAGCAGCGTTGAACCATCGGCTCTACCTCAACTCGCCGTGGACATGACACAAAACTATCAACAATTGACTCAGGACTCCGTTGGAGCAAGTACCACCACTTCTTCGCCGGATGTGGCAATGCGTATTCGCACCACAGTTATTGATTTGGGCCGATCGGTGAGCTCTATGATTCAGTCGTCGGCCGGCGGAGCACGACCCAACGATGCGGGCGCCCAAAAAGAAATTGCACGCAGCGCTCGAGAGGTGTCCGAAAAGGTGGCCCAGGTGCTGGCGGCTTTGCAAGCGGGATCGCGTGGAACTCAGGCGTGCATTAATGCAGCCCACACGGTATCCGGCATCATTGGAGACTTGGATACAACCATTATGTTCGCTACCGCCGGAACTTTGCATTCGGATGGTGATGGAAGCTTTGCCGACCACCGCGAGCACATACTTCAAACGGCAAAGGCTTTGGTGGAGGACACCAAGGTTCTGGTGACTGGAGCTGCTGGAACTCAAGACCAGCTAGCCAACGCAGCTCAGAATGCTGTGTCAACCATAA CTCAATTGGCTGAGGCAGTAAAGCGAGGAGCATGCTCGCTGGGCTCTACCCAACCCGATTCCCAGGTCATGGTCATCAATGCCGTCAAGGATGTAGCCTCTGCACTTGGTGATTTGATTAACTGCACTAAGTTGGCCTCCGGCAAGTCCATCAACGATCCCTCCATGCAGGATCTTAAAGAGAGCGCCAGG GTTATGGTGCTGAATGTGTCCTCACTACTAAAGACTGTGAAGGCTGTCGAGGATGAGCACACTCGCGGAACTCGTGCAATGGAGGCCACCGTAGAAGCCATCTCGCAGGAGATTCGG GCCATGCACTCTCCCCCACCAGTTGGCAACACCCAGGTGGGACCCGAGGATCTGATCCGAGTGACCATGAATGTGACGGCCGCCACGGCCAAGGCTGTTGCTGCCGGAACCTCTAATCTGCAAGCTGATATTGTATCTGCAGCCAATCTGGGACGCCGTGCCATCTCTGAAATGCTTATCGTTTGCCGCTCCGTGGCCTGGAACTGTGCCGAAACGGAGGAACTGAGATCACGTACTCTGGAGGCAGGAACTGCTGTCGGAGAATCGTACCGCGATCTGCTCAGTGGTATCCTGCACAATTGCAGTGCCGACGATCGCATGCATTTGTCGCGTCGCGTGGCCAAGTGCGTCACCGATCTGGTGGCCATGGCCAGGCTGCTGAAGGGCTCCGATTGGATCGATCCCGAGGATCCCACAGTCATTGCTGAGAACGAGCTGCTGGGCGCTGCTGCCTCCATCGATGCCGCCGCCAAGAAATTGGCTTCACTGCGTCCTCGTCGCCAGGCCGATGTCAAG ATTGAACTCGACGAAAACATGAAGTTTGACGAAATGATCTTGGAGGCTGCCAAGGGCATAATGGGAGCATCCGCTGCCTTGGTGCGTGCTGCAAACGCTGCTCAGCGTGAGCTCATCGACACGGGCAAGGTGGCCCGTCGTCCGCTAACGAGCTCCGACGATGGTCAGTGGTCGGAGGGTCTCATTTCGGCCGCTCGTCTTGTGGCCGCTGCCACTCACAGCCTGGTGGAGGCTGCTCAGAACCTGGTGCGCGGAGTGGGCACCGAGGAGATGCTTATTTCCACAGCCAAGCAGGTGGCCGCTTCTACGGCTCAGCTACTAATTGCCTGCAAGGTGAAGTCCAATCCAAACTCTGAGGCCGGACGTCGTCTCCAGGCCGCTGGCAATGCAGTGATCAAGTCCACAGACAACCTGGTGCACTCTGCCCAACAGGGCCTGGAAGCAGAGGAGGAACATTCGCTTAAGATCAACACATCGATGGTCGACGGTATGGCACAGGAGATCAACGCTCGATCCGCCGTGCTGCGTAAGGAAAAGGAACTGGAGGAGGCGCGTCAGCTTCTGAAGAATGTACGCCATGCGCAGCGCTACGCGAAGAACGCTCAGGGATTCACCACAGACGAAAGTGACACCGAGTACGCCTATAGAAGCCAGAACAAT ACTTTGGGTCGCAGCGGTTACTATGGTTCCAGCGAAATGCCCAGTTCGCCAAGCTACTTGTCCGGtgggcagcagcagaagcatcACTACAACCATGCCAGTCCGCAGCCGCAGCACTTCCATCACCCAGGAGCGGTGTCTCCACCGCCGTCCAACTATCCGCCGATGGATGATCCCAATGGTGACTtcccaccaccaccgccaccactGTCTACAACCATTTCTAACATGCAAACCGCCACGTCGGGTCACAGTTTCCGCCCTAATCCCAAGCTAACAGCCAATGCCGTGCCCAGGCCCTATCCAGGTAGTCCTGGCGGCAGCAATGGCCTAATCTCTGCACCCACCACCACAGGCACACCCACTAACACAAACTACCAGCAAAGTTATGAGTCGTCCAGCATTAAAACGCTAAACTCATCCCCACCGGCGGTGCCAAAGAAGCCCACTGTAAACCGGAATCTGGCGGCGTGTGTGCAGGATCTCCATGACAAGACGTTCGGTCAGGGCGGCGTAGTACAACTTACGGGCGGAAATGGCTATCCAGGTCAAAACTACGAGGGATACACGTCCAG ATATGAGACGCGTAACTTCGACAAGTCAGCCAATAataccaccagcagcagcagtgaaCTTGGAGCGGTCAAGCCATTAGAGTCAAGTTTCTCGCAGATGACCCTTAATACCGATGGCGGTAAGATCAGCATTGTTGACCAAGGCTCGGAGCGACTCACCTCGATGACCCAGCGTGTGATGGAGCGCAAGTCCTTCACTACAACAACGGAATCCCGATCGGAGACGAAGACGGAAAAGCACAGTTTTCGATTGGATTAA